CATTCATTTTGTGTGCCTCAAGCAAGTTTTGATACTGAGTGTGAAATTATACCAATACACATCAAGTTAGACGGGGGTTTCCTCATTACAGATAATGGCTCAGGGCATAGCATAGTTATCTGCTCCTGAACCTGCATTCACGTCATACATACACCACCGGCAGTTTGAGGACTTCCTGACAGTTGTCTCACTTCCTCCTTCACATCATAATTTCTGGAGGGTCTCCACTCAGAGGCTGCAGTTGTAAAACTCTCCCTGGTACCTCATTGTCTTTAAATATAATCACAAGTGTCAAAATATACACTGCACAGTTATTTTATTAAGCCTGACCCCAGTATATTGAGCCACATCTTAAGTTGAAATGTAGTGCAGCTAGAGGGGAAAGTCCCACTGCACCACATGGGCATATGTTGGAGGGTGTAAGAGGGTTCAGGCTGTGTGGAAAATGTGATAATAGAAATGTGTCTGTGGGGTTGTTGTGCTTTTGCAGCTCCTACTTTTCACAGCTGTCTAGACTTTCCTCATCAACTTAGAGTATAGTGCCAGTCAAAGACTAGATGGGATCAAACCTGCATCTACAATCTCTGTTATGAGAACATAAGAAAATCATGGTCTACTTTGAGGATAAATATAATGATgcagggttttttcttttttctttttagatgaATTGGAATAATACTGAGGATGTTTTATGCACTATGTTAGTTATAAAAGCTAACGAGGATCTGCACAGCCTCTATGAAacttctgtctgtctggcttCACTGGTGAACTGTGACTTGGTTTGTGACTTGACATCTGTCACATCACACCAGAGGCGGTAGTCAGTCAGTTAACACAGTGTGTGGACGCACTGCGCTCGCCAAAGATGTTCAGGACCAGCTACGATAAAGGCTAGAGcttcaaataaaagaagaatgaaaTATGATTTATGATTGGAGTGTCTCGGTGAGTGTATTGAGGGTCTGTTTTCTCCGTTTTTATGATTGCCATTACTGATTGCTCACTGCACTCACTGAAATTAAATGACTCTATGATTTAATATGAATCGATTACAATATGGTTAACGTTCAATTTAAGACGACGCACTGAACCGTTTCCCAGAAATAAACGTGTGTTCATCATTATTCGTTTAAAAACATCTTCAAAGTCGCTTTATTTCAAAAACGTAACTTTATGTCTGCTTCTTTTAAGATTAAAATATTCGTTCCTGTGGCGATGTGACAGACATATAAAAAGACTCATGGCGACAAAGTCCCAAACATGGTCCATGTTCACTGTCATTACAGCGCTGGCTGTGCAGTTATGTATAGGTAAGTTTATACTTTACATCCTCTACATATTCTTGTGGGACTGTGcgttattttatattatttggtAGTTCAAACTTAGATTGCGGGTCTCGCATGTCCTCTTATATGTGATAACTGTATTTCTTATACTCTGGCAATCTAACCTGATATTACAAATAgaatatacatataaattatGTAACAATTTGTGTAAAATTcttacaaaaatgtaatgattacattttcatatggataatgtttttatataacacAGATGTCCAGGTTTACATTTCCTCAGCTGCTCCAAATCCAACACATTTATGACTAGTGTCATACTTGCATTTATATAACTAATTAATCAAATAAGAAGACACTGTAAACATTGTATCGCAGTATATATATAAGtcatcatttctgcttttagGTGTGAAACCATGTGTCATCTGGTCCAGCACTGGACCTGTGGTGCAGCGAGGTTCCACTTTCAAGGTGTACTGCACCTTCAACTGCAAGTGCAAGTATTCCATGTGTAGCGACCAACCACCCACACTACAGAGTCACCAAATGTTTAATTATACTACTACATATTTGAATGTGGTGAATATTACAACTGACAGTACacacagctgtctgtgtgactgtagTCCTGAACCTTCACCAGACCCCTGTGGAATGGACATCTCAGTTGGATGTGAGTATGACATGAAGGAGGTGAAACCTGCGGTAACAAGATTGTTTGTGCACCAGTGAAGTGGATTTCGAACCATTTTTCTCAATTTATAGAGAAATTCAATGCAAGAGTGATCATACATGACAACATGAGCCATCACCTAATTTAATTTCCATGTCATAATGTTCAATTGAAACTCATGAAGAGCAAGCAGCTGATCTAAATGGTTTAGTTGCTTGAAAAGCTCTGCAGAATGTTTTACATTGTGTGATGTTTCAGGAAGATAATTTAATTTCTTATGATCTGACTAATTCTTCAGGCTgcaagagctgtaaaaaaagacatggctgGGTCTGCTGTCACTTTTATATTTACACCCTTCACATGTTGAAGACGGAGTGCAGCTAAGTGTCAAAGCCAACTGTGAAAAGTCACTTATTGTAACCATAGAGCTGTGCCTAATTTAggagtaaaaacaaacatgtttttttgacaCATACCATGTGCCAGCCCCCTATACGGAACTTGTGCACAAGATTATCTGTACAAAGTCTATAATATGACACATTAAGCATTTGAAGAAGATGGAATCTGTTCATGCAAAGAATAAGACAATGTACATTTTATGGATCAGTACTCACCTTTACTTACAGAATATTTGGGTTTATTTAGGATACAAACATCCCTACTTCCTAATTGATATTCTTACTGTGTTAGAATGAGACCTCCTGTGCAAGTCATGAGTTAGTGCAattaaaacatgagtaaaaactgatatatttaCGAGTTTTCTAATAAATATTCCATTCTTCTTTGTCCTTCAGATCTACCAGATCGCCCTAAAAACATTTCATGCTTAAAAAACGTTCTTAATAATGGAAGTGGACTTGTGAATTGCACTTGGAACAGTGGACGGCATACTTATCTTAGGACTACTGCAGAACTGAGGTGAGTTTGAAAACCTTTAGACGTCACCAAAACATGCAATTTACACCATACTTTTCTCAGCAAGCAGCAGCAATGTCAGCTTTATAGTTTATTGTGACATTGCTTATATCTCCTGTCAAATGAAACCTggctttgtgtgtttcagggtgACAACTGTATCTGAAAACCACACAGGTAGACCACTGTCCTACAAAGCCTCCAGCAAGGGAACTGATTTTCCATCAGCTAGTTTCAGTGTGGACAGCTCAGTCCAGAACATCTCTGTGGAGATCCACGCCCACAATGCGCTGGGTACTGCTGTGTCTGCCTCCATCAACTACTCTCTCAGTGACATTGGTAAGACCTGTAGGAATTGTCCAGGTCCAAGgacttctgtttgtgtgttgcatgtgtgaAGACAATTTTAGGGTCTTTGTAAGTTGTTGTGACTGGTATTTTAAAACCAGCTCTGTTGTGAAGTTTGTCCTGCGCTTATAAAGTAACCTTAACGTTCATGATGTTCCTTCCCACTAATctgtgatgacatcattcaATGGTTAGTAATGATGCAGTTGGATCCTTTTTCATCAAAAGAAGTCACACATAAcctttgtttttaattcatctAATCATGCTTTTGACTGTGTCGATCTGTGCAGTGATACCATCAACTCCTGTTCTCGGTCAACCGGAGTGCTCTTCCAGGCAGTGTGTCATCAAAGTAGAGCAATCTGTGAAGACACCACACCTGGAGATCCAATACAGAACAGAACAACAGACATGGACAACTAATCCAGACTCAGTAAGACGTTTCAACTCAGACTGGTTCTGATTTCTAAACTTTGGGGACTTTCAGTGTGATATTGCAGACAGTTACATAAAACCTTTCAGCACATAAGGTACTGGATGATCAGACCACACTGTGCTGCTGATTCAAAGCCAAATGCAGATATGAGTGTCAGCATGCTTAACATGTCtcaaaaaaaatcataaccTTTCATGTTTCATCATGCATACTTACAGTGGGATCACAAATGCCAAATTACTGCAGGAAAACATATGATGAAAAATAGATGTTTTGTGGTTTACAGGAAATGCAGTTCCAGTCCATCTCCTCCCTGGAGCCCTACAGGTTGTATCACTTCAGAGCCAGATCCAGATTCAGCTCCGGCCTGTGGAGTCAGTGGAGTGCAAACGTTTCAAGCTGGACTCAAGAGGAGGGTGAGCAAATGTGCATTTAGTCTGCTGCTCCTGAAGAGTGTTCAGAGCTCCACCTTGAAGTATTTTTGTACTTCCTGAGTGAGAGCACCACTGACACTGTCTGCATACTCGCTGCAGAAGAACACATCTGAATGATCTGAGTATTTACAGTATCTCTGTGGCACACTATCTATGCTCGCTATCAGATTATGCAGTAATATTGCctttcctttgtgttttttggggtaGTTATCAGATCACCACTGACTGACTGCCGGATACATATAAGCCGCTGAAACAGGCCTGATTGGGTTTTGTGCATACAGTGTCATATCAAACCAGTCTGATATGACACAGTATGCATAGTAGATTGCACTGATACATGAGTAAAATCTAGCAGCTAGCTGTTTTATTTATCAATGCAACACTGAGTCAGTGTGAGGTGCTGTGCAGTGGTTAAGAAGACAGTGATGCTTCATGGGAGATATGGCTGTGTATATGTTATACTGATGGTGTGAAGATATGCACATCTCTCTGTAAATATGTAAGCTATGAATGTGCAGCAGTGACAGATCACTTCACTTTCCACTGATAgtcagcagcagtagtagcagcagAGGTCAGAGAAGTAGTTGAAGAGGCAGGTTTGGTGAACgtaacatattttatttgagCATGTAGCATGTTTGTCTATCTTCCTCATTTTCCTGGATAAGCAGATCACGTCAAGTGATTATGAAGCATTTTAATCAGGCTTTAAACTACAGTAGCACCGGTTCTTTGCCAGGAAAGTCTGAAAATCAACTAACAGTGGTTTGAAGCATGCTtgggaaaataaatatatcacCACATCCCCTTGGTAGCTGTTTTGCAGCTTTACAATCATATCACACAATCTTCCTCAGTGTATGGAGTTTACGCAGCTCTCAGTGTTTCATTGTAGATTTTCTAGTTCTTCTGAGCTCTTTAAGGACTTCCAGTCCAGGTTTCAAGTTCATTTTTGATCATGGAAATAGCAGTTGACAAAACCTCACCCATTAGTACAGTAGGTCCTCTTATAgtagtagctgttctggagctatTATACTATTGTAGCACATGTTCAATAAATAATTGGTTGCCTTTTTGGGAATGTCGTAATATTCCTGGATTGTCTATAAAAGATAACATAAAACCCAAAAGactaaaaataattttacataAGCAACATTTGTTTCTTGTGTTAGAAGGATTGCAGTTAAGCAGCTGACTTTTAAATCCCAGTTACCCAACAGCACTTGAACTCACCAATAGGGAAGCATTGCTGACAGTCTCTGCATGCATTGCTATGAGCCTTTAAAGTAACTTTGATAATCAAAAGACAACTGGATGTCAATTGTGATGGACATTATCTTATTCAGCCTTTAAGTATTtctaatttaattttcattctTTAAGAGATTCAACTCCTGACTAAAAGGTGAGAGGTCAGTATGAAAGATTGCTTAGTTCTTTGGTAAATGGTTTGCATTCATTCAAATATCACTGACATGTAATCACAAAACCCCCAGTGTGGTTTTTTAAcctcatacacatacatatttcaCCACTCAGCTCGCCAGGCTGATGCAGCAGTGCGCACATCTCAGAACTTCTTGGGTGGGGCGACATTTACGACCCTTATGTGTTATCACTTCTTACATACACTACTGTGGCCTGTGATGTGTCAGAGTTACCCCCTTCTTAATGGCACAGATACTTATCAAGCACAGATGTCAGGGAAAAACTTTCACTCATTTACTTCAATGAAGAGCATCCATCTGCACTTTAGCCACAATTATCATGTAGATTAACAGTAAAACACTGGCTGCAGAGATGTCAGTGGTTTACTGTTACTTTTACAGTTCTGTAATAACGTTACTGTAATAATACCATGAACTAAATTACAGTACATTGCTGTATTTTCTTGATGCTACAGCATTACCATTTTCTCGACAATTTGCTTGTTGTAAACGTTGTGTACAATTTACTTCTGTCATAACATCAGGTACTAAAACACAGTATAGTGCTGTATATTATGGAATTTACAGTATACTAGTGGCAGCAGGGTATGTGTCTTTACTGgattttgctcatttaaaagaaacatttaatgtACTTTGAATCAGATGTGGATTTACACATCACTTCAGAGAGTTGGAGGTTTCTTGGAAATGCTACTCATTGCTGTCAGACTTGGACATTAAACATTGGATGTTTGTCTACTGATATCAAAACTTAACATCAAGGTTTAGTTCGAGTCATTATGAATAACGTGTAAGAAATTTCAGTGTAAACTATTTACTGACTTtactccattaaaaaaatacaaatcgGTAATCTGTAAtgtaaaaaactgtaaatatcaACCTTTTCACACACTATTTTACACTTGCAGTCAAGTGATAGAGTTCTGTTGTTTTATAGCTCCTGCCAAAGAGTTGGACGTGTGGTATGCTGAATCTGCCTCTGACTCTAATTCCCTGAAAGTTTATTGGAAGGTGagttttaaaagtaattttttcTTAGTTTCAATTCTGCACTGTTTCATCAGCTttagttttgtgttttccatgtgTTCCCACTCCCCTTTCTCgctctgagtctgtgtgtgcttgcagTGTTGTAGCCATAGTAACACTTTTTAATCACCTGCTTCTCTGCTATGTGCTGCACAAACTAAAGGTCAAGCCTTGACCACCTCCGAGGTTTAACAACAACTTAACaactcacacacccacacacactgtttcaCAGTCGCACATCCCTAACCCTCGACCGCATACACACAGACCTTCAGTCATTTAACGTCACATTAAAACAGCAAGAGATAAGTGAAACCTGACGGCAGACGCCGCAGTTTCAGTTTACAAGAAAAGAGGAGCTGAACAGAAATGAGGCGTcttacacacactgtttttgcagtgtgttgATTTCGAACATCCATTAAGGACAGCCAAATCCCAGGCTCATGTAAAAACACCATGCCGCTCAAATATGCTGTTTCTTTCTCCTCAACTCTGCATTGTTCAATAACCAACTAAAGCAGATATACATTGTTGAAGTCAATGATttacttttaaacatttctctGACGGCAGGACACTGACATCTCCATCGCTAGAGGGAAGATCTTAGAGTACATAGTCAGCGTTAACAACTCTAAATCGATCTTCATCACTAACATGACTGCACAAGACAGAAATTGTGTAGTGCAATCCTGTCCCAACTGTGAAGTGACAGTGTGCGCTCGCAACTCTAAAGGACTCTCCCCTCCTGCAAGAATTACAACCTGCCGCATGAGAggtaactttttttaaaaagccgcTTTGAATTTGCATATGATTCTGTCTTGTAAAGGATAAGCaagtgttcaggtgttcatactgtacactttttttttctatagcGGAGCCCCCTCAGGATGTGCAAGTCATGACTAACAACCACAGTGTCACCATCTCCTGGAGCAAGCCTGAAACTGCACTTCTGCCAGCTGCGTATGTGGTGGAGTGGTACCCAGAGGGCCACAAGCTGGAAGAGCTTAGATGGGACAAACTGAGCAGGAATGACTACCATGCTGTCATTACAGGTGTGACATGTGGAGTTACAGTAAATATAGGTGAAATAAGaccaaaaaaagaggaaatcagTAATCAAACCAGCCATTCACTATAGACTGGTTGTGGTGGTGACGTTCCCTTTTTTTAAGGTCTCTGTTGACagccacatttattttttcttatatgTTTCATTATGCAGGTGTTAACCCATTTGAATGCTACGAGGGAgctgtgtatgttttgtataaTGACCGCTCTATGATTAGGACCAGGTTTACAGGTGTCTACACTATGGAGTCAGGTAATATCTATTGATGATAGTTTATAATTTCATTGATTTACCAAACAAATTGAAGCAACAGAGTTAGTAACAGCAGTGTTTTTTGGGGTGGGTTTGCTTGGTGTTTGCAGCCCCAGTATCTGGTCCATCTGTCAAGGAGACGGTTGAGGGAGACACAGTAAAAGTGACCTGGACAGAGCTTCCCAGGGGTCAGCGTGGGGGTTGTATCACCGAGTATACCATCTATTTAGAAAACAGCAGCGGACGCCAGGAGACTTGTAAGTACAGTTATAATTATGtatgaattttttatttttttatttgactggtCTCTCACACATTGGATTACATgacaaacaacatataaaacaaGTTTCAGCAATTGACATCCATGTTCCAAAGAAAAATGAGTTTCCAAATGTAAGACAGCACATCTCAGTTGGACACACAGGAATCGTTTCCTGTTAGGCAGATGAAATTTCATATAATCTTCCATGCTAAACCATATTTTCTAAATTTTGGCTTATTCAAAATCTCACTAGcccatttttgttttaacagatggaaaaaaaaatctgtaattgAGCCAAGATTAACTTGTATGTTTCCTTGCACCCTACTGTTTTAAATAGTGTGCTTGTACTCTGCATGTCTCTGTATCTTTCATACCCATCAGGCACTTGTACATTGTTTGTAGCGTATATTCTTGGTACAGTCACAAGAGTAACTTCAGTAAACGTGGctcctctgctgtttttttttttttttttgcatttctattccagacaaaacatcagaaaataaaagaaaatacatcatcGAAAGCCTGTCTCCATCTGGATACAGCCTTTGGATGACTGCTTCGACTGCTAAAGGAGAGGGCCCTGCAGGTCAAAAGGTCAAGATCTTCATCCAGCGTAAGCAGCTTTATGTGTTTCTTGAACATTGGATCAAACTTGCTCtgctggtaatatttgtttcaCATGAACTCTCAGCTATGATAGAGTTGACTGAGTTTACAATAACTCAATAATACTGTTGCTTCAGGAGAATAGACTGCATAGCTGCATAGTCatgcttttcctctttgtccGATATATAATCAAAGGTTTCACCGTGACAGCTGTTGCTACTGTCTGATGACAGATATTATTCCTGCGTATGTCTGACATCTTGTccatgttttattgttgctgctgcagaagACAACCAACTGCACCTCATACTGGTGTGTGCGGTCGTCTTCATCACCATGGTGTTTCTGCTGTGTCTGTGCCAGAGTTCGGCAGTAAAGCAGAGGTACAGTATGTGACCAAGAACTGTGTGGATTTATGAGTTAAAGCAACTAACAAGCTCACAAGTATCTTTATATCACTTACAGTTGTgcttaaaacacacaacatagtCAGTGAAATGATgcaacaataaaaattaaaaaaaatgccatGTTGTTAAGCAGTTCTCCCCATTCCCCCCTCAGGTTCTGGGTGTATTTCCAGTGCCTCATGCTCGATGTTGTGCCAGATCCTGCAAACAGCAAATGGGCAAAAGAGTGCACCCAAGTGAAGGTATTTATGTAAAAGTGCATGAAATACTAAGGACTGTACTGCAGCTCATTGTT
The Scomber scombrus chromosome 8, fScoSco1.1, whole genome shotgun sequence DNA segment above includes these coding regions:
- the il12rb2 gene encoding interleukin-12 receptor subunit beta-2 — protein: MATKSQTWSMFTVITALAVQLCIGVKPCVIWSSTGPVVQRGSTFKVYCTFNCKCKYSMCSDQPPTLQSHQMFNYTTTYLNVVNITTDSTHSCLCDCSPEPSPDPCGMDISVGYLPDRPKNISCLKNVLNNGSGLVNCTWNSGRHTYLRTTAELRVTTVSENHTGRPLSYKASSKGTDFPSASFSVDSSVQNISVEIHAHNALGTAVSASINYSLSDIVIPSTPVLGQPECSSRQCVIKVEQSVKTPHLEIQYRTEQQTWTTNPDSEMQFQSISSLEPYRLYHFRARSRFSSGLWSQWSANVSSWTQEEAPAKELDVWYAESASDSNSLKVYWKDTDISIARGKILEYIVSVNNSKSIFITNMTAQDRNCVVQSCPNCEVTVCARNSKGLSPPARITTCRMRAEPPQDVQVMTNNHSVTISWSKPETALLPAAYVVEWYPEGHKLEELRWDKLSRNDYHAVITGVNPFECYEGAVYVLYNDRSMIRTRFTGVYTMESAPVSGPSVKETVEGDTVKVTWTELPRGQRGGCITEYTIYLENSSGRQETYKTSENKRKYIIESLSPSGYSLWMTASTAKGEGPAGQKVKIFIQQDNQLHLILVCAVVFITMVFLLCLCQSSAVKQRFWVYFQCLMLDVVPDPANSKWAKECTQVKGKMNLPLQLSDSSFTEEDEPILVDVEELPKQICDISAPTNVSSQLPETQPATLLYPLTTYIKSFSHDSDSSDQTHTSLETNTTIDYISSHGLGNMDEEDQEEEEKMEEEEEFVEVLGFLPSHNAFMEPLMFGGKLTLDAVKIDCSSFFENS